A window from Chryseobacterium vaccae encodes these proteins:
- a CDS encoding ABC transporter ATP-binding protein, whose translation MITINNLSKTYGTATVLNIENLEIPNGETFGLVGNNGAGKTTLFSLMLDLIQASTGFVSIDGIKVNESEAWKSKVSAFVDDTFLIGYLTPEEYFYFIGELRGQNKATVDEFLKQFHDLFNGEILKSGKYVRDLSKGNQKKVGIVGAIIGNPEIIILDEPFANLDPSTQIKLKNLIKELSKQDGVTFLISSHDLSHTTEVCNRIVVVNKGQLVKDIRTNPETLKDLEQYFADQVSSPAAAQEPV comes from the coding sequence ATGATTACTATAAATAATTTATCCAAAACATACGGAACAGCAACTGTTCTTAACATAGAGAATCTGGAAATTCCTAATGGAGAAACTTTCGGCCTTGTAGGAAACAACGGAGCCGGAAAAACAACCCTTTTCAGCCTTATGCTTGATCTTATTCAGGCATCAACAGGCTTTGTAAGTATTGACGGGATTAAAGTGAATGAATCTGAAGCATGGAAAAGCAAGGTTTCAGCATTTGTAGACGATACATTTTTAATCGGGTACCTTACCCCTGAAGAATATTTTTACTTTATCGGTGAATTAAGAGGGCAGAATAAAGCAACGGTAGACGAGTTTCTGAAACAATTTCATGACCTTTTCAATGGCGAAATTTTAAAGTCTGGAAAATATGTGCGGGACCTGTCTAAAGGAAACCAGAAAAAAGTAGGAATTGTAGGCGCTATCATCGGAAATCCTGAAATCATCATTCTGGATGAGCCATTTGCCAACCTGGATCCGTCTACCCAGATCAAACTTAAAAATCTGATCAAAGAATTATCAAAGCAGGACGGGGTTACTTTCCTGATATCCAGCCACGATCTTTCCCATACGACTGAAGTTTGCAATAGAATTGTGGTGGTGAATAAAGGCCAGCTTGTAAAAGACATTAGAACCAATCCGGAAACCCTGAAAGACCTGGAACAATACTTTGCAGACCAGGTTTCATCTCCAGCAGCAGCCCAGGAACCTGTTTAA
- a CDS encoding SMI1/KNR4 family protein: MIKETIEEIVDRTLNSWVENEANQLPCDIEEAMLAPDQPDEEWKFWLPVKSTVTDTELQELEAETGFVFPEDFKKFLKHKHFYELQISEISFCPHPINVWRASLREMMLDTYPREFLFDKGYIPFALYSDWGLLCFDTHHHNAVVRWDHEDAETFEYQYQDFYELLTEISKV, from the coding sequence ATGATAAAAGAAACGATTGAAGAAATTGTTGACAGAACCCTTAATTCCTGGGTAGAAAATGAAGCCAATCAGCTTCCCTGCGATATTGAAGAAGCCATGCTTGCCCCGGATCAGCCAGATGAGGAATGGAAATTCTGGCTTCCCGTTAAAAGTACGGTAACCGATACTGAACTTCAGGAACTTGAAGCAGAAACCGGATTTGTTTTCCCCGAAGATTTTAAAAAGTTCCTGAAACATAAACATTTTTACGAGCTTCAGATCTCAGAGATTTCTTTTTGCCCACATCCAATTAATGTATGGAGAGCCTCTCTTCGTGAAATGATGTTAGATACCTACCCCAGAGAATTTCTTTTTGATAAAGGATATATTCCGTTTGCCCTATACAGTGACTGGGGATTATTGTGTTTTGATACGCACCATCATAACGCTGTAGTTCGCTGGGATCACGAAGATGCTGAAACATTCGAATATCAGTACCAAGATTTCTATGAACTGCTGACTGAAATTTCAAAAGTATAA
- the fumC gene encoding class II fumarate hydratase has protein sequence MNYRIEKDTMGEVQVPADKFWGAQTERSRNNFKIGPEGSMPHEIIDAFAYLKKAAAYTNAELGVLSTEKRDMIAKVCDEILEGKLNDQFPLVIWQTGSGTQSNMNVNEVISNRAHVNNGGTLGDQSEVHPNDDVNKSQSSNDTYPTAMHIAAYKKVVETTIPAVEKLKNTISAKAEAYKDIVKIGRTHLMDATPLTLGQEFSGYAAQLEFGLRALKNTLPHLSELALGGTAVGTGLNTPKGYDVKVAEYIARFTNHPFVTAENKFEALAAHDAIVESHGALKQLAVSLFKIAQDIRLLASGPRSGIGEILIPENEPGSSIMPGKVNPTQNEAMTMVCAQVLGNDTTISFAGTQGNYELNVFKPVMAYNFLQSAQLIADACISFNDHCAVGIEPNRERIKELVDKSLMLVTALNTHIGYENAAKIAKTAHKNGTTLKEEAINLGLLTAEQFDEWVKPEDMVGSLK, from the coding sequence ATGAATTACAGAATAGAAAAAGACACTATGGGCGAGGTTCAGGTACCTGCTGACAAATTCTGGGGTGCACAGACTGAGCGTTCAAGAAACAATTTCAAAATCGGACCGGAAGGTTCGATGCCTCACGAAATCATTGATGCTTTTGCTTATCTGAAGAAGGCTGCAGCTTATACCAATGCGGAATTAGGTGTACTTTCAACAGAGAAAAGAGATATGATTGCTAAAGTATGTGATGAGATTCTGGAAGGGAAGCTTAACGATCAGTTTCCTCTGGTGATCTGGCAGACGGGCTCCGGAACACAGTCGAACATGAATGTCAATGAAGTCATTTCAAACCGTGCTCATGTGAACAACGGCGGAACTTTGGGAGATCAATCGGAAGTTCATCCGAATGATGATGTGAATAAATCACAGTCTTCTAACGACACGTATCCAACAGCCATGCACATTGCGGCTTATAAAAAAGTAGTGGAGACAACCATTCCTGCGGTTGAAAAACTTAAAAATACCATTTCTGCCAAAGCGGAAGCTTACAAAGATATTGTAAAGATCGGAAGAACCCACCTGATGGATGCCACTCCGCTTACTTTAGGACAAGAGTTTTCAGGATATGCTGCCCAACTGGAATTTGGTTTAAGGGCTTTAAAAAATACGTTACCTCATCTTTCGGAACTTGCATTAGGCGGAACTGCTGTTGGTACGGGTCTGAACACCCCTAAAGGTTATGATGTAAAAGTAGCCGAATATATCGCCCGATTCACGAATCATCCTTTTGTAACCGCTGAAAATAAATTTGAGGCACTGGCAGCCCATGATGCGATTGTAGAGTCTCACGGTGCATTGAAGCAGCTTGCCGTTTCTCTATTCAAAATTGCTCAGGATATCAGGCTTCTTGCTTCAGGTCCGCGTTCAGGAATTGGGGAAATTCTCATTCCGGAAAATGAACCTGGTTCATCTATTATGCCAGGAAAGGTAAATCCTACCCAGAATGAAGCGATGACGATGGTTTGCGCCCAGGTTTTAGGAAATGATACAACGATTTCTTTTGCAGGAACCCAGGGGAATTATGAACTGAATGTTTTTAAACCGGTAATGGCTTATAATTTCCTTCAGTCTGCACAGCTGATTGCCGATGCCTGCATCTCATTCAACGATCACTGTGCTGTTGGCATTGAGCCCAACCGTGAAAGAATTAAAGAGCTTGTAGACAAATCCTTAATGCTGGTAACCGCGCTGAATACACATATCGGGTATGAAAATGCAGCAAAAATTGCTAAAACAGCCCATAAAAACGGTACTACCCTGAAGGAAGAAGCCATCAACCTCGGACTTTTAACGGCTGAACAGTTTGATGAATGGGTAAAGCCTGAAGATATGGTTGGCAGCCTGAAATAA
- a CDS encoding DUF5687 family protein, with amino-acid sequence MFLKFLKLEIKSFFRGTSVGVNLAMKILRFIGIAYFMACLAGGAFIAFFYIQEEIHQDPLKVVSRFLIAAWAVDLIMKYIWQEMPTQNIKPFLTLNIPKNTLVNYMLTKTFLSAFSWLNSLFFVTFCGIALFNGYSFVGILTWFIGISLLFYLNNFINILFNDKETIAIIIGCIFLAVGGMAYYNIIPVLSYSEKFFYSFYDKPYFLVIAVILFSALWKISFNHVRKVFYLDQGLEAKKEVGRTENIAFLNKYGVIGTFINNDIKMLKRNKVTKGILLGSFLFLFYGMLMFSSPLYKTPAMMMFMGLFVTGGFQFLFGQRVPAFDSSYYPLMMTLNVPYKEYLKAKWWLMNIVTAASVILALAYVYFGWEIYVTFLAAGIYNIGVNSQFTLWSGAFNKTQIDLNSKEKRFGQKNSFNIKALLLLIPKMLLPMAVFALSKYIFGMTGAVISIAVLGLIGFLIREKIFDIIVKHYKREKYSTIDAFKNKG; translated from the coding sequence ATGTTTCTAAAATTCCTCAAGCTGGAGATTAAAAGCTTTTTCCGTGGTACTTCTGTAGGAGTGAATCTTGCAATGAAGATCCTGCGGTTTATCGGGATTGCTTATTTTATGGCCTGTCTGGCAGGCGGTGCTTTTATTGCTTTCTTCTATATACAGGAAGAAATACATCAGGATCCTTTGAAAGTGGTTTCCCGGTTTCTGATAGCAGCATGGGCGGTAGACCTGATCATGAAGTACATATGGCAGGAAATGCCTACCCAGAACATCAAGCCGTTCCTTACCCTCAATATTCCTAAGAATACCCTCGTCAATTATATGCTGACGAAAACGTTTCTTTCAGCATTCAGCTGGTTAAATTCTTTGTTTTTTGTTACATTTTGCGGGATTGCTTTGTTTAACGGATACAGCTTTGTTGGTATTTTAACCTGGTTTATCGGGATATCTCTGTTGTTTTATCTGAACAACTTTATCAATATCCTTTTCAATGATAAAGAAACCATTGCCATTATTATAGGATGTATCTTTCTGGCAGTGGGAGGGATGGCTTATTACAATATTATTCCGGTGCTTTCCTATTCTGAAAAGTTCTTCTACAGTTTTTACGATAAACCTTACTTTTTGGTCATTGCGGTAATCCTGTTTTCTGCTTTATGGAAAATAAGTTTCAACCATGTGCGTAAAGTATTTTATCTGGATCAGGGGCTTGAGGCTAAAAAAGAAGTCGGAAGAACAGAAAATATCGCTTTCCTCAATAAGTATGGGGTGATAGGAACCTTCATCAATAATGATATTAAAATGCTGAAAAGGAATAAAGTGACCAAAGGAATCCTTCTGGGCAGTTTTCTCTTTCTTTTCTACGGAATGCTTATGTTTTCATCACCATTGTATAAAACCCCAGCGATGATGATGTTTATGGGACTGTTTGTAACAGGAGGATTTCAGTTTCTTTTCGGACAGCGTGTTCCTGCTTTTGACAGCTCTTATTATCCGCTGATGATGACCCTGAATGTTCCTTACAAAGAATATTTAAAAGCAAAATGGTGGCTGATGAATATTGTGACTGCAGCTTCAGTGATTCTTGCTCTGGCTTATGTATATTTCGGCTGGGAAATTTATGTGACTTTTTTAGCAGCAGGGATTTATAATATCGGGGTTAATTCCCAGTTTACGCTTTGGTCGGGTGCATTTAACAAAACCCAGATCGACCTTAACTCAAAAGAAAAGAGATTTGGACAGAAAAATAGCTTTAACATTAAGGCTTTACTTCTTCTGATTCCTAAGATGCTTCTTCCTATGGCGGTTTTCGCATTGTCAAAATACATTTTTGGGATGACAGGAGCCGTAATAAGTATTGCGGTTTTGGGATTGATTGGCTTTCTGATCAGAGAAAAGATCTTCGATATTATCGTAAAGCATTATAAAAGAGAAAAATACAGTACAATAGACGCATTCAAAAATAAAGGTTAA
- a CDS encoding AraC family transcriptional regulator: MREESGNGLVFSSGDIKIIMHEDLRSEAFLRSDMTESRRSFSLVFMLSPAIHLETSDCAAKFIFRKNQYILHYSSHENTAELWTAHQEGLKFVQIQINYQYIFNLIEPDSSKENASILENMIRNHYIFLHKETPPEMTVEMHMILKEIISYSKKGVMQKLFVEAKVIKLLMLVFEQFNEKDAAHINSPVSSRVRKFIDENYHQNIRAEELGKLMGISQNRIRKTFKAQYHITAAHYILELRMLKARKMIIDENIMIKEIAIECGYEYVQNFTRAFKKKFGVSPENMRNGR; the protein is encoded by the coding sequence ATGAGAGAAGAGTCTGGCAACGGATTAGTTTTCAGTTCAGGAGATATAAAAATCATCATGCATGAAGATCTCCGCTCTGAAGCGTTCCTAAGATCTGATATGACTGAAAGCAGAAGAAGCTTTAGTCTTGTTTTTATGCTCAGCCCTGCTATTCATCTTGAAACCTCAGACTGTGCTGCAAAGTTTATATTCAGAAAAAACCAATACATCCTTCATTATTCATCTCATGAAAATACAGCTGAACTCTGGACAGCGCATCAGGAAGGATTAAAATTCGTTCAGATCCAGATCAATTATCAATATATATTCAACCTGATAGAACCGGACTCCAGCAAAGAAAATGCGTCTATCCTGGAAAATATGATCCGTAATCATTATATTTTTCTTCATAAGGAAACGCCTCCGGAAATGACGGTAGAAATGCACATGATTCTGAAAGAAATTATCTCTTATTCTAAAAAGGGAGTAATGCAGAAGTTATTTGTTGAAGCCAAAGTCATTAAGCTCCTGATGCTTGTATTTGAACAATTCAATGAAAAAGATGCGGCTCACATCAATTCTCCTGTTTCTTCCAGGGTTAGGAAATTCATCGATGAAAATTATCATCAAAACATCCGTGCTGAAGAGCTGGGAAAGTTGATGGGAATCAGCCAGAACAGAATACGGAAGACGTTTAAAGCACAGTATCATATAACAGCTGCCCATTATATCCTGGAACTCAGAATGCTAAAAGCAAGGAAAATGATTATTGATGAAAACATCATGATCAAAGAAATCGCGATTGAGTGCGGATATGAATATGTACAGAATTTCACCCGTGCCTTCAAAAAGAAATTTGGGGTTTCTCCTGAAAATATGAGAAACGGGAGATGA
- a CDS encoding fumarate hydratase: MEFRYQDPYPIQKDDTVYKKLTSDYVKVEQLGNREILTIDPKGLELLAEEAMADVSFMLRSSHLESLRRIIDDPEATDNDRFVAYNLLQNAAVAVEGALPSCQDTGTAIVMGKKGEDVYTGVEDGEYLSKGIFNTYQKRNLRYSQVVPLTMFDEKNSGSNLPAQIDIYAKKGNYYEFLFLTKGGGSANKTFLYQKTKSLLNEKSLEEFVKERISDLGTAACPPYHLALVIGGTSAEANLAAVKKASAKYYDNLPTEGNEAGQAFRDLEWEAKVQKICQESAIGAQFGGKYLTHDVRVIRLPRHAASCPVGMGVSCSADRNIKGKITKDGIFLEQLETEPKRFLPDTPPHLEEAVEINLNKPMPEILAELSKYPIKTRLKLNGTLIVARDIAHAKIKEIIDSGKPMPEYFKNHPIYYAGPAKTPEGMASGSFGPTTAGRMDVYVDEFQSHGGSMIMLAKGNRSKDVTNACGKYGGFYLGSIGGPAAILAKDNIVSVDVVDFPELGMEAVRKIEVKDFPAFIITDDKGNDFFADLAH; encoded by the coding sequence ATGGAATTTAGATATCAGGATCCGTATCCGATTCAGAAAGATGATACGGTGTACAAGAAACTTACATCAGATTATGTGAAAGTGGAACAGTTAGGAAACAGAGAAATCTTAACCATTGATCCGAAAGGACTAGAACTTCTTGCAGAAGAAGCAATGGCAGATGTATCGTTCATGCTTCGTTCTTCACACCTTGAAAGTCTTAGAAGAATCATTGACGATCCTGAAGCTACAGATAATGACAGATTCGTTGCCTACAACCTGTTACAGAATGCAGCAGTAGCCGTTGAAGGTGCTCTTCCTTCATGTCAGGATACCGGAACAGCCATTGTGATGGGGAAAAAAGGAGAAGATGTTTACACCGGAGTTGAAGACGGTGAATATTTAAGCAAAGGGATCTTTAATACCTATCAGAAAAGAAACCTGAGATATTCCCAGGTCGTTCCTTTAACAATGTTTGACGAGAAAAACTCAGGCTCAAACCTTCCGGCACAGATCGACATCTATGCTAAGAAAGGAAACTATTACGAATTCTTATTTTTAACGAAAGGAGGAGGTTCAGCCAACAAAACCTTCTTATACCAAAAGACAAAATCCCTTCTGAACGAAAAATCTCTTGAAGAATTCGTTAAAGAAAGAATTTCAGATCTTGGAACAGCGGCATGCCCGCCCTATCATCTTGCGCTGGTTATCGGAGGAACTTCAGCAGAAGCGAACCTTGCGGCCGTAAAAAAAGCATCAGCCAAATACTATGATAATCTTCCTACCGAAGGAAATGAAGCAGGACAAGCGTTCAGAGACTTGGAATGGGAAGCAAAAGTTCAGAAAATCTGCCAGGAAAGTGCTATCGGAGCTCAGTTTGGAGGAAAATATCTTACCCATGACGTAAGAGTAATCAGACTTCCGCGCCACGCAGCTTCATGTCCTGTTGGAATGGGAGTTTCCTGTTCTGCAGACCGTAACATCAAAGGAAAGATCACCAAAGACGGGATCTTCCTGGAGCAGTTAGAAACAGAGCCGAAAAGATTCCTGCCTGACACTCCGCCGCATTTAGAAGAAGCGGTTGAAATAAACCTGAATAAGCCGATGCCTGAAATTCTGGCCGAGCTTTCAAAATATCCGATCAAAACAAGATTAAAATTAAACGGAACCCTGATCGTTGCCAGAGATATTGCCCACGCAAAAATCAAAGAAATCATCGACAGCGGAAAACCAATGCCTGAATACTTCAAAAACCATCCGATCTATTATGCCGGACCGGCTAAAACTCCGGAGGGAATGGCTTCTGGAAGTTTCGGACCTACTACCGCCGGAAGAATGGATGTTTATGTGGATGAATTCCAAAGCCACGGAGGAAGTATGATCATGCTGGCCAAAGGAAACAGAAGTAAAGATGTAACCAACGCGTGTGGTAAATACGGCGGTTTCTATCTGGGATCTATCGGAGGCCCGGCTGCAATTCTTGCCAAAGACAATATTGTATCCGTAGATGTGGTAGATTTCCCGGAATTAGGAATGGAAGCAGTAAGAAAGATCGAGGTAAAAGACTTCCCTGCATTCATCATTACAGATGATAAAGGCAATGATTTCTTTGCAGATCTTGCTCACTAA
- a CDS encoding Dyp-type peroxidase yields the protein MGIESQNVTDYPNSNTIFMVWKLHDSLQLKDVFQQLCALVLNLNNSGFNRFPDSRVSCVMGIGAEAWKKLELPTPLPKELAVFEEIKGIKHTAVSTPGDLHFHLRADNKSLIFDMAIEISKLLSSVAESILEIHGFKYWDARSILGFVDGTENPHGDDRDFFAKVGDEDLQYKGGSYLFVQKYIHNMDAWKSLSTQEQEKVIGRSKENDIEMSDDVKPSNSHIALANIEGENGEELKIVRDNMPFGSPSSNEFGTYFISYASTFSTTKRMLTNMFIGDPPGNYDRILDFSTAVTGTLFFVPTRNMLDDFSG from the coding sequence ATGGGAATAGAATCGCAAAATGTTACGGATTACCCTAACAGTAATACCATTTTTATGGTCTGGAAACTTCACGACAGCCTGCAGCTGAAAGATGTTTTTCAACAGCTCTGTGCTTTGGTTCTCAATCTTAATAATTCTGGTTTCAACAGGTTTCCGGACAGCAGAGTAAGCTGTGTCATGGGAATAGGTGCTGAAGCCTGGAAAAAGCTGGAACTTCCTACACCGCTTCCTAAAGAACTGGCTGTTTTTGAAGAAATAAAAGGAATAAAGCATACCGCGGTTTCCACGCCGGGGGATCTTCATTTTCATTTGAGGGCAGATAATAAAAGCCTGATCTTTGATATGGCGATTGAGATCTCAAAACTTCTCAGTTCCGTTGCGGAAAGCATTCTGGAAATTCACGGGTTTAAATATTGGGACGCCCGCTCTATTCTGGGGTTTGTAGATGGTACGGAAAATCCGCATGGTGATGACAGGGACTTTTTTGCCAAAGTAGGAGATGAAGATCTTCAGTATAAAGGCGGAAGCTATCTTTTTGTTCAGAAATACATTCACAATATGGATGCCTGGAAAAGCCTTTCCACACAGGAGCAGGAAAAAGTGATCGGAAGATCCAAAGAAAACGATATTGAAATGTCCGATGATGTAAAACCTTCCAATTCACATATTGCTCTGGCTAATATTGAAGGTGAAAATGGAGAAGAACTGAAGATTGTAAGAGATAATATGCCATTTGGAAGCCCTTCTTCCAATGAATTCGGAACTTATTTTATTTCCTATGCAAGTACATTCAGTACTACCAAAAGAATGTTGACCAATATGTTCATTGGAGATCCTCCGGGGAACTATGACAGGATACTGGATTTCAGTACAGCAGTTACAGGAACCCTTTTCTTTGTTCCTACCAGAAATATGCTGGATGATTTTTCAGGATAA
- a CDS encoding DNA repair protein RecN, with protein sequence MLSRIYIKNFALIDTLDVSLHNGLQVITGETGAGKSIILGALRLILGERADVKSIASTEEKSIVETEFALNNQFKKFFIENDLDYEHQTIIRREILPSGKSRAFINDVPVTLDILKELSSQLIDIHSQFETSNLFTPEYQFKIIDGLSENKTLIEEYQNVFSDFLSLKTQLKKLQTLLLENRKESDYKTFLLNELEELKLDDVDYEDMQNQLSIQENAGMISENIGQILSRFHQEEVGILSFFNEAKNKLSRIAEVSGSFSELNERLETSFVELKDIISELEHEAERIEINPENLAFLTELNNKINALLLKHNVSDLNELIELRDQLAGEQKGASELEAAIEEIEENISKKEKTLQSLAEKLSKNRKKSVPVFISKAEGLLKKLGLEKARVDIDLKDVPEFNLFGKEGIQLLFQANSGFPLKPIQTAISGGERSRVMLAVKKIIAESDELPTLILDEIDTGVSGKVAEEIGNLMRDMSGDMQLIVISHLAQVAAKGNNNYKVLKQDIAGKTQSTIVPLSDEEKLNEIAQLLSGSKITDAALAQAKELIG encoded by the coding sequence ATGCTTTCAAGAATTTACATTAAAAATTTTGCTCTGATTGATACCCTTGATGTATCATTGCATAACGGTCTTCAGGTAATCACCGGAGAAACCGGAGCAGGAAAATCTATTATCTTAGGAGCTCTTAGACTTATTCTTGGTGAAAGAGCAGATGTGAAGTCTATTGCCAGCACGGAAGAAAAAAGTATTGTGGAAACTGAATTCGCTTTAAATAATCAGTTCAAAAAATTCTTCATAGAAAATGACCTGGATTATGAACATCAGACAATTATCAGACGGGAAATACTTCCTTCAGGAAAATCAAGAGCCTTCATCAATGATGTTCCGGTTACTCTTGATATCCTTAAAGAATTGTCTTCGCAGCTGATTGATATTCATTCTCAGTTTGAAACCTCCAACTTATTCACTCCTGAATACCAGTTTAAGATTATCGACGGACTTTCTGAAAATAAAACGTTAATTGAAGAATATCAGAATGTATTTTCAGATTTCCTGAGCCTTAAAACTCAGTTAAAAAAACTCCAGACTCTGCTTCTGGAAAACAGAAAGGAAAGTGATTATAAAACATTTCTGCTCAATGAACTGGAAGAACTGAAGCTGGATGATGTAGATTATGAAGATATGCAGAACCAGCTTTCTATTCAGGAAAATGCAGGAATGATCTCTGAAAATATCGGGCAGATTCTTTCCAGATTCCATCAGGAAGAAGTGGGAATTCTTTCCTTCTTTAATGAAGCTAAAAATAAGCTGTCCAGGATTGCTGAAGTTTCAGGAAGCTTTTCAGAATTAAATGAAAGGCTGGAAACTTCCTTCGTAGAACTGAAGGATATCATCTCCGAGCTTGAACATGAAGCGGAAAGAATAGAAATTAATCCTGAAAATCTGGCCTTTCTAACTGAACTTAATAATAAAATCAACGCCTTACTGCTTAAGCATAACGTTTCAGATCTTAATGAGCTGATTGAACTGAGAGACCAGCTGGCGGGAGAGCAGAAAGGCGCTTCAGAACTGGAAGCAGCCATTGAAGAAATAGAAGAGAATATTTCCAAAAAAGAAAAAACACTTCAGTCTCTGGCTGAAAAGCTGTCTAAAAACAGAAAGAAATCCGTTCCTGTCTTTATCTCAAAAGCAGAAGGGCTTCTTAAAAAATTAGGTCTTGAAAAAGCCAGAGTAGATATTGATCTGAAAGATGTACCGGAATTTAACCTGTTTGGAAAAGAAGGCATTCAGTTATTGTTCCAGGCCAATTCAGGATTCCCTTTAAAACCAATCCAGACCGCTATTTCAGGAGGAGAAAGATCAAGAGTGATGCTGGCTGTCAAAAAAATCATTGCGGAAAGTGATGAACTTCCTACCCTTATTCTTGATGAAATTGATACCGGGGTTTCCGGAAAAGTGGCCGAAGAGATTGGAAACCTGATGCGCGATATGTCAGGAGATATGCAGCTTATCGTTATCTCCCACCTGGCTCAGGTTGCTGCCAAAGGAAACAATAACTATAAAGTTCTGAAACAGGACATTGCCGGGAAAACCCAATCTACCATTGTTCCTTTAAGCGATGAAGAAAAACTGAACGAAATTGCACAGCTGCTTTCCGGAAGTAAGATTACGGATGCTGCATTGGCACAGGCAAAAGAATTGATTGGCTGA
- a CDS encoding RNA polymerase sigma factor has translation MKLLFGNKKEDLLSRLKRQDPAAQKVFYEQNVKKFLSTAKSYVSDLYQAEDCVIKAFCKIFKHIETFRGDGNLEGWARRIVVNECLNFIKSHKTVFYIDDVNPAVLVETHNEDPVFDFNAQDLLDQLPDAYRMVFNLYVLEGFSHQEISETLKISVSVSKTQLFRAKEKLRALYLQQQKTMKNEHTQR, from the coding sequence ATGAAGCTTTTGTTCGGAAATAAAAAAGAAGATTTGCTAAGCCGCCTGAAAAGACAGGACCCGGCTGCTCAGAAAGTTTTTTATGAGCAGAACGTAAAGAAATTTCTGAGTACGGCCAAAAGCTATGTCAGTGATTTGTATCAGGCAGAAGATTGTGTAATCAAAGCTTTCTGCAAAATCTTTAAGCATATTGAAACTTTTCGGGGAGATGGAAATCTTGAGGGCTGGGCGAGAAGAATTGTGGTGAATGAATGCCTCAATTTTATCAAAAGCCACAAAACGGTTTTTTATATTGATGATGTAAACCCTGCAGTTCTGGTTGAAACCCACAACGAAGATCCAGTCTTCGATTTCAATGCCCAGGACCTTTTAGACCAGCTTCCGGATGCCTACAGAATGGTTTTTAACTTATATGTTCTGGAAGGATTTTCACATCAGGAAATTTCCGAGACGCTGAAGATTTCTGTTTCAGTAAGCAAAACCCAGTTGTTTCGCGCCAAAGAGAAGTTAAGAGCACTTTATCTTCAACAACAAAAAACAATGAAAAATGAACACACTCAGAGATAA
- a CDS encoding outer membrane beta-barrel protein, whose amino-acid sequence MIKKFILMGFLCLLSGSVYAQKKTLTFNLPSKEDNEVSPIVKEKVDEYARKIDAIIQEEKKNMEAELLEIQNKNLERSEFDKQKAAIADRYSEKIDQRIEDLGFDLDTVIQKQVKYSLLNSDVTSKEELKEKLLKKFRPTKDVGGYISYGIMNLTNNKADNSLDKNLGYAGNFEFGLKFNYQFSRTSAWGLISGIGFSWRTLNIDNNMFFTKDGNADVYLANYDKGLDKSKLRTGYIVMPLGIQYNFSKLKNAGMDVQYRDYHKGLKIGANVYGGVKMSTNNIIKGDGISQRERENYQVNPFIYGGQFTVSYNDFSIFVKKDFGNFFKDNRFENDKALVFGVGLWW is encoded by the coding sequence ATGATCAAGAAATTTATCCTGATGGGATTCCTGTGCCTGTTATCCGGCTCGGTGTATGCACAAAAAAAGACATTGACCTTTAACCTCCCGTCAAAAGAAGACAATGAAGTAAGTCCTATCGTAAAGGAAAAAGTAGATGAATACGCCAGAAAAATAGATGCGATCATCCAGGAAGAAAAAAAGAATATGGAAGCAGAACTGCTTGAAATTCAGAATAAAAACCTTGAAAGGTCTGAATTTGATAAACAGAAAGCAGCTATTGCAGATCGTTATTCAGAAAAAATAGATCAAAGAATCGAAGACCTTGGTTTTGATCTGGATACGGTTATCCAGAAACAGGTAAAATATTCCCTGCTGAATTCTGATGTGACTTCAAAAGAAGAATTAAAAGAAAAGCTTCTGAAGAAATTTCGTCCTACAAAAGATGTCGGGGGATATATTTCATACGGAATCATGAATCTTACGAACAATAAGGCGGATAATAGTCTTGATAAAAACTTAGGCTATGCCGGAAACTTTGAATTTGGACTTAAATTCAATTACCAGTTCAGCAGAACCAGCGCATGGGGATTGATTTCGGGGATTGGATTTTCCTGGAGAACACTGAATATTGATAATAATATGTTTTTTACGAAAGACGGAAATGCGGATGTTTATCTGGCAAATTATGATAAAGGTTTAGACAAAAGTAAACTGAGAACAGGATACATCGTGATGCCGTTGGGAATACAATATAACTTCTCTAAGCTGAAAAATGCAGGGATGGACGTGCAGTACAGGGATTATCACAAAGGATTAAAAATAGGGGCAAATGTATATGGCGGAGTGAAAATGTCTACCAACAACATCATCAAAGGAGACGGGATCAGCCAGCGCGAAAGAGAAAATTATCAGGTTAATCCTTTCATCTATGGCGGACAGTTCACAGTTTCCTACAATGACTTCAGTATTTTCGTGAAAAAAGACTTTGGAAATTTCTTTAAAGACAACCGCTTTGAAAATGATAAAGCCCTGGTTTTCGGAGTAGGACTTTGGTGGTAA